In Pseudomonas flavescens, the sequence GTGCCCATCGCGGCGTCATGCACCAGAGCGACCAACTCATCGCCACCGAGCGTTTTTTCCAGTGAGCGCGAGGCCTCGACAAGACAATGCGGCATGGGATTTCCTGCACTGATAAATATCGTCATACGTTATCACACAACATTTCTTATTATCTGGCCTGCGGCCAAGGTCGTATAGTTGGCCCATGCGGACATACAGAAATTAGCCGCCGCGATAACTGAAATGCAGGTTTCATGCGGGTTTTCCCACATTATGGAATCGCAAAGGAGCGACGTGAACGGGCCTGACGGAACATTTCATCAGAGTGCGTTGACAAGCCGATTCAGAGCTGCAGATAATCAGCGGCAATGTTGTATGACAACAGAACCTAATAAAAACAAAAAAGGTCGCACCATGAAGACTGTCGCCTTCACGTCATCCGCACCACACCAAGTCGCCTTGGGCTCCCTTGCCCAGTCTGCCGCATTCATCTCGATACCTGCGCGCCACCTATTCGCCGACGGCTAGGGCCTGAAGCAGAGTCCTGTGTGTCTGCACGCAGGTCTGTCGCCCTGCACGGGGCTATCCATACCTTCCTCACGGCATGTCGATCGGTGATTGGCAGAGGATGGTCTGTTCAAAAAACGGGAGCACAACAACAATGACACCACGCAAGATCATCTCGCTGGGCCTCATCGGCGCAGGCAGCATGGCCCTCGCCCTGCCCTTCGCAGCCCAGGCCGAAGGTTTCGTCGACGACGCCAAGGTTTCCCTGAACCTGCGCAACTTCTACATCAACCGGAACTTCACCAACCCGGCCAACGCCCAGAGCAAGGCCGAAGAGTGGACGCAGAGCTTCATCCTCGATGCGCGCTCCGGTTACACCCCTGGCGTGGTCGGCTTCGGTGTCGATGCCCTGGGCATGCTCTCGGTCAAGCTCGACGGCGGTGGCGGCACCTACGGCACCGGCCTGCTGCCGCGCCATGACGATGGTCGCCCGGCGGATGACTACGGTCGCCTGGCCCTGGCTGCCAAAGCCAAGATCTCCGAGACCGAACTGAAGGTCGGCGAGTGGATGCCAGTGCTGCCGATCCTGCGTGCCGACGATGGTCGTTCCCTGCCGCAGACCCTGCGTGGTGGCCAGGTCACGTCCAACGAGATCACCGGCCTGACCCTGTATGGCGGTCAGTTCCGTCAGAACAGCGAGCGTAACAACGCGAGCATGGAAGACCTGATCTACGCAGGTGCCGCTTCCGACCGCTTCAACTTCGTCGGTGGCGAATACAAGTTCAATGGCGACCGCACCCTGATCGGCCTGTGGGGCGCGGAACTCAAGGATATCTACGAGCAGCAGTACGTACAGCTGACCCACAGCCAGCCGATCGGCGACTGGACACTGGGCGCCAACCTCGGCTACTTCCAGGGCGAAGACGATGGCTCGGCCAAAGCCGGCAAGCTGGACAACAAGGTCTACTCCGGCCTGTTCTCCGCCAAGTACGGCAGCAACACCGTCTACGTCGGCCTGCAGAAGGTCAGCGGCGACACCGGCTGGATGCGCGTTTCGGGCACCAGCGGCGGTACCCTGGCCAACGACAGCTACAACTCCAGCTACGACAACGCCAAGGAGAAATCCTGGCAGGTACGTCATGACTTCAACTTCGCCGGTGTGGGCGTTCCTGGCCTGACCCTGATGAACCGTTACATCAGCGGCAGCAACGTGCATGTGGGCACCACCGACGATGGCAAGGAATGGGGCCGTGAAACCGAGCTGGCCTACGTGATCCAGAGCGGCGCGTTCAAGAACCTGAGCATGCGCTGGCGCAACGCGAGCATCCGTCGCGACTACAGCGCCAACGAGTTCGACGAGAACCGCCTGATCTTCAACTACCCGCTATCGATCCTGTAAGGCTGCGTCGCATCGTTTTACTCCAGTGTCATGGCACAGTTGGCCCGTCCTCGTGACGGGCTTTTTTATGCATGGCGAAAAAGCCGGCCTGGGTGAAGCGTCGAGGTGCCGCGCCTGGTACGGGCAGGCCGGTGACCCGCCCCCCTCGTTCAGCGCAGACGCTTCTCGCGCATCGCCGCCTGGTGAGCGGCCCTGGCCAGATCGCAGCCATCCTCGGCAAGCAGGTACGCGGCTTCGCTGATGTGCTGTATGTCCAGGCCGTCGGCCTGGGTGATGCTCATGGCGGCGAGACTGTGCAGCAGGCCGCACACCGCCCTGAAACGCTGCTGGGCGCTTTCATGCAGGTCGGCGTAGGAACAACGGCTGTCGATCAGCAGCACTGGGGTGGTGGTCGGGTTGCTGGATAGCGGGAGGAAGTCAGTCATGGCAGCCTCCGTGCTCGTGATCAGCAGGGTGGCAAACGGACGGATTGGTAGCGTGCATGTGCTTCATGAAAGTAACTCCAACTTGTTTTCTGAAGCTGCCACGAACCGTCGCCAAACGATCATGGGTGGCAGCCGTACGCAGGTTGGCGAACCGGGCAAGTTGGCACCCGGCAGACCCGAAGGTCTCCCGCGCACGGCCACCATAAAACGACATTGCGGGCACAAAAAAAGCGCCAACAATGGTCTTGGGGCGCACATGCGCCAACTTGGAATTCGGGTCGCCAAACCCGGCCGCTGATTGTGCAGCGGCCTGAGCAGGTTAGCGCGGGGCCTGCTCGAGGGCAAGCGGGCGGCCACTGCCCCAACGCGGCCGACAGGGGCGTCATGCATGAAACCGCAGGCGAGGCTTCGTGAGCGATGCAGCGCTTTGGTTTAAACTGCCGCGCCCGGCAACCGATAGCCCCCATGACCCCTGCCAATCTGGATTTTCTCCACCAGCACCTCAGCCGTGCGCTCGATGACGCACCGGCGCACACCCTGCGCCTGTTCCATGGCCGTGGTCGTTGCTGGGAAGGGCTCGAACACATCACCGTCGACTGGCTGCAGGGCATCGTGCTGGTGTGCCTGTTCAGGGAGCCGCCGGCCAATGAACTCGAGGCCCTGCAGACGATGTTGCTGCAAGTGAGCCAGTCCGGCGGATGGCAGCGCAGCCAGGCCCACAGCCTGCTGCTGCAGCATCGCTATCAGACCGACAGCCCGATGCAGTGTCTGGTGGGCGAGTTGCCCGAAGAGTGGATCATCGAGGAAGACGGCCTGCGCTTTCTTCTCGACCTGGGTCGCAAGCAGAACACCGGGCTGTTTCTCGATATGCGCCTGGGCCGCCGCTGGGTACGCGAGAATGCCAGCGGCCAGCGGATACTCAACCTGTTCGCCTATACCTGCGGATTCTCCATCGCGGCACTCGCTGGTGGTGCCGAGCATGTGGTCAACTTGGACATGGCCAAGGCGGCGCTGAGCCGCGGCCGTGACAACCATCGCCTCAACGGCCATGACCTGAGCCGGGTCAGCTTTCTGGGCCACGAGCTGTTCAAGTCATGGGGCAAGGTAAAACGCCACGGCCCCTATGATCTGATCATCATCGACCCGCCCTCCTTCCAGAAGGGCAGCTTCGCCCTCACCCGCGACTACCAGAAAATTCTCCGCAAGCTCCCCGAGCTGCTCAGTGCCGAAGGCCGCGTGCTGGCCTGCGTCAACGACCCCAACATCGGCAGCGACTTCCTGATCGCCGGCATGGCCAGCGAAGCACCCGAGCTGCGCTTCGAGCGGCGCCTGGAAAACCCGGCGGAGTTCCCCGATGCGCAGGCCGAAGGCGGCTTGAAGGCGATGCTGTTCAGCCGCTCTTGAACCAGTCCCACACGCCCAGCGAAAACCCGGAAAACAGGTTGATACCCAGGGCCGACTTGAGCAGATAGAGAAACAGCAACCCCAGCGCCAGCGACACCAGCAGAAACACGCTGACGCCTATCGCCTTGGCGGTCAGCGACAGCTCCTGCTGGGCCCGACTGAGGTCGCGCTTGTTGCGCCCGGCCAGCAGCACGAAGTAATAGCGCCAGCGCCACAGCTTGACCGTACCGCGCAGATCCAGACTATGCCGCCCCCACTGACGCGCCCCGAAAGCGACCTGAAGCGCATCGAGCTGCTCGGCGCTGAAGGAGTCCCTGAGGTCGTCGGGCAGACGCTCCTTGAGGCCCTTGATGAAAGGATCCTGCTCCCTCATGGTCGTTTCTCCAGATAGCCGAACCCTTCAGGGCAGACACCTTAACAGCCCTTGCAGAGAGTTTAAAAAGGTAAACGAGGCCGCCAGCGCAAAGCCGGGGCGCCGCCACGAAAACAGGCGAGCCGTAGCGCAGCGGGGTAACGGCCGAAAGCTGGCCCGCAGGGCGAAGGAGGCGAGCCGAAAGCGGCGTTCACGCGTCGTGAACGAGCATGTCGACAGGTGACAGCACACGGCCCTGTCTACCAGAAAGCGCAGATCGTTTTTCGATACCTGCCAAACGAAAACGGGCCCCGTCATCAGCGATGACGGGGCCCGTTCGATTCGCGCGTCGAGGTTTAGCGGGCGGCGAACGCCGCGCAGAAACCACTGACGTTGTCCGCACCGCAGATGTTGTTGACCGAGGTCATCAGCATCTGGCTCGGCGTAGCCTGGAAGTCTACCGACATCATCACGCTCAGCGCGGTGATGGTGACGATCGAGAACACGAACAGCTTGCGTGCCCAGACCTTGTCATCGACTGCCTTGTAGCCCGACACCCCCATCCACAACCAGTAGGCACCGCTGACCACCGCTACCACGAAGTAGCTGTAACCGGCGTAACCACTGATGGTCAGCATCAGGGTGGCGACCAGGAACGCGGCGATGTACAGGACGATGCTGCGCTTGGCAGCAGGAATGCCCTTGATCACCGGCAACACCGGAATGTTGGCGGCCTGGTAGTCATTGAAACGAAAGATCGCGATCGCGTAGGAGTGAGGCATCTGCCAGAGGCTGAAGATCAGCAGCAGAATCGCCGCACCTACATCGAACTCGTTGCTTACAGCGCAATAGCCCACAACAGGGGGAGCGGCGCCCGACAGACTGCCAACCAGGGTTCCATAAACCGAATTCCGCTTGAGGTACAGGCTGTACAGCCCGACGTAGACGACGAAGCCCATCAGGACCAAGGCGACAGCAAGCAGGTTCGTGGCTTTATAGAGCAAGGCAACGCCTGCAATCCCGAGGATGCAGGCGTAAACGATGGCATGAGTCGGCGGAACCAGGCCTTTTACCAGCACCCTGTTCTTGGTCCGCTCCATCTTTTCATCGATGTCCCTATCGATGTAGTTGTTGAACACGCAACCGGAAGCAATGACCAGAGCGACGCCGAGCGCTGTTGCCAGGAACAGCATCAGGTCGATATCCCCCTTCGAAGCCAGGAAGAAGCCACCGGCAACGGAAATCATGTTTCCGAAGACGATGCCCGGCTTGGTCAGGAGCAGGTATTGCTTGAACATCAGGCTGCTCTCTTTTTAGTTGGCCATCATGTAGTAGTGCATGCTCCAGATGATCCAGATCGAGAGCGCTACGACGATGATGGTGATCAGGATGGTGAACGCGAACGCCACCGTATTCCAACGCTGCTCGGACGAGGTGTTCATGTGCAGGAAGTACACGAGGTGTACGTAGATCTGCACGACCGCGAAAGCGACGATGGTGAACAGCGTGGCCGCTTTCGACATGACGGGGTTCATCACGATCGCGAACGGGATCACGGTGAGGATTACCGACAGTACGAAACCGACTACGTAATCCTTGGTGCTGCCATGGCTCGCGCCGGCGGCAGAGTGGTGATCATGAGCCATTACAGAGCCCCCATCAGATAGACAACGGTAAACACGCAGATCCACACCACGTCGAGGAAGTGCCAGAACAGGCTCAGGCAGCTCAGGCGGGTCTGGGTAACCGGCGTCAGGCCGCGGCTGGCGACCTGATGCATCATCACCGCCATCCACACCAGACCGGCACTGACGTGCAGACCGTGGGTGCCGACCAGGGTGAAGAACGCGGACCAGTAAGCACTGACCTGCGGAGCGGCACCTTCGTGGATCAGGTGATGGAACTCGTACAGCTCGATCGAGATGAACACCACACCGAACAGGAAGGTGGCTGCCAGCCAGGACAGCACCTTGCCTTTATCGCCACGGTACATGGCCAGCATGGCCATGCCGTAGGTGATGCTCGAGAACAACAGGGCGAATGTTTCGACCAGAACGAGTTTCAGGTCGATCAGATCCTTCGGAGTAGGACCGCCGGCGTACGCGGTGCTGAGCACCGCGAAGCCTGCGAAGATACTCGCGAACAGGATGCAGTCGGTCATCAGGTAAATCCAGAACCCGAAGACCTTCATCTCACCCGCGTCGTGGTGATGTTCGTGCTCATGCTCATCGGCATGAGCAGCGTGGTTGCTGATCACTTCACTAGACATGGTTTAAGCCTGCTTAGCCTTTGCTTGAATGTGTGCCTTCTCGATGCGTTCGATTTCATCGGGCTGCACGTAGTAGTCGACGTCCGTGTTGTAGCTGTTGCGAATCAGGACGGCGAAGGTACCCACGAAGCTCAATGCAGCCAGCCACCAGATGTGCCAGATCAGCGCGAAACCGAAGGCCAGAGCACCTACGGACATGATCAGGCCAACGCCGGTGTTCTTCGGCATGT encodes:
- the cyoE gene encoding heme o synthase, whose protein sequence is MMFKQYLLLTKPGIVFGNMISVAGGFFLASKGDIDLMLFLATALGVALVIASGCVFNNYIDRDIDEKMERTKNRVLVKGLVPPTHAIVYACILGIAGVALLYKATNLLAVALVLMGFVVYVGLYSLYLKRNSVYGTLVGSLSGAAPPVVGYCAVSNEFDVGAAILLLIFSLWQMPHSYAIAIFRFNDYQAANIPVLPVIKGIPAAKRSIVLYIAAFLVATLMLTISGYAGYSYFVVAVVSGAYWLWMGVSGYKAVDDKVWARKLFVFSIVTITALSVMMSVDFQATPSQMLMTSVNNICGADNVSGFCAAFAAR
- a CDS encoding cytochrome o ubiquinol oxidase subunit IV; protein product: MAHDHHSAAGASHGSTKDYVVGFVLSVILTVIPFAIVMNPVMSKAATLFTIVAFAVVQIYVHLVYFLHMNTSSEQRWNTVAFAFTILITIIVVALSIWIIWSMHYYMMAN
- a CDS encoding class I SAM-dependent methyltransferase; protein product: MTPANLDFLHQHLSRALDDAPAHTLRLFHGRGRCWEGLEHITVDWLQGIVLVCLFREPPANELEALQTMLLQVSQSGGWQRSQAHSLLLQHRYQTDSPMQCLVGELPEEWIIEEDGLRFLLDLGRKQNTGLFLDMRLGRRWVRENASGQRILNLFAYTCGFSIAALAGGAEHVVNLDMAKAALSRGRDNHRLNGHDLSRVSFLGHELFKSWGKVKRHGPYDLIIIDPPSFQKGSFALTRDYQKILRKLPELLSAEGRVLACVNDPNIGSDFLIAGMASEAPELRFERRLENPAEFPDAQAEGGLKAMLFSRS
- the cyoC gene encoding cytochrome o ubiquinol oxidase subunit III — encoded protein: MSSEVISNHAAHADEHEHEHHHDAGEMKVFGFWIYLMTDCILFASIFAGFAVLSTAYAGGPTPKDLIDLKLVLVETFALLFSSITYGMAMLAMYRGDKGKVLSWLAATFLFGVVFISIELYEFHHLIHEGAAPQVSAYWSAFFTLVGTHGLHVSAGLVWMAVMMHQVASRGLTPVTQTRLSCLSLFWHFLDVVWICVFTVVYLMGAL
- a CDS encoding 3-phosphoshikimate 1-carboxyvinyltransferase; translated protein: MREQDPFIKGLKERLPDDLRDSFSAEQLDALQVAFGARQWGRHSLDLRGTVKLWRWRYYFVLLAGRNKRDLSRAQQELSLTAKAIGVSVFLLVSLALGLLFLYLLKSALGINLFSGFSLGVWDWFKSG
- a CDS encoding OprD family porin; amino-acid sequence: MTPRKIISLGLIGAGSMALALPFAAQAEGFVDDAKVSLNLRNFYINRNFTNPANAQSKAEEWTQSFILDARSGYTPGVVGFGVDALGMLSVKLDGGGGTYGTGLLPRHDDGRPADDYGRLALAAKAKISETELKVGEWMPVLPILRADDGRSLPQTLRGGQVTSNEITGLTLYGGQFRQNSERNNASMEDLIYAGAASDRFNFVGGEYKFNGDRTLIGLWGAELKDIYEQQYVQLTHSQPIGDWTLGANLGYFQGEDDGSAKAGKLDNKVYSGLFSAKYGSNTVYVGLQKVSGDTGWMRVSGTSGGTLANDSYNSSYDNAKEKSWQVRHDFNFAGVGVPGLTLMNRYISGSNVHVGTTDDGKEWGRETELAYVIQSGAFKNLSMRWRNASIRRDYSANEFDENRLIFNYPLSIL